The Coffea arabica cultivar ET-39 chromosome 6e, Coffea Arabica ET-39 HiFi, whole genome shotgun sequence genome contains the following window.
TTCCCCATGGGCGGCAATGCATCTGTCCCACAATCAGTAGACGCACCAGCAGTAGACGCACCAGCAGTAGACGCACCAGCAGCATCCACTTTCGCAATCTGCTGCAGCAATTTTCCTTGCACCATATGAATTTGATTCCCTTGCTCAAACACAAGATTTTgaatgtttttaaaaaattatctaTAATTTTGCCCACTAATTCCTGCTTCACCCTCCTTGTCATTCTCAAGCTAGAGGAACACACAGCACTTATTTTGAACCCTCCAACTCAACTCTTCTTCTAATTTCTTTAAAGTGGTTTCTTCCATGTTCCATCTAATGACCAAGAATATGCAGAAGATGCTATTCAACATTTTGGCAAGAATTGAGTAAAAGGACATGCATATATCTTGTCATACAGAAGCTCTAcctttttcaccttttctctcTTACTACATGAGGCTGCCTGATGATGAAAGGGTGGTTCAGTAACAGCAACAACTTCGACTTTTACAGACCAAGAAATAATTAGCAAAATTCACTGTCAACGGAGTATTCTCCTCCATTCTTTTAGACTTTTCTGTTAGTGTGATTCTATCCGATGATTTTGCATTGCAATGAATtgcaaaaaaagaaatcatTGACTCGACAAAGTATATGTTGAACCTTTAACTTCTACAAGAATATTTCCAAGAGAAATTTGAATTTGTGTTCCAAACAATTTAaggtaaaaaaagaaattagaatAAAGAGAGACATTCACCAGACTTTCAGAATACAGCACTTACtattgcaaggaaaagaaaaggaatccATACACGATCACATAGATGCGTGATTTTCAGTCAACAAAGAGACACGATACAGACCTTGCTTGCACCCGTGTTTATCTGTTGAGCAAGCACATTCCGAACAGCACAAACCACGTCAGCTGCATCTTGTGAATAACCATCACAGGGTTTTGCACTGTCcagcccaaaaattttcttctcaGGGTCTAGATAATAAGGTTCCACACGCAGGCTCACTCCAAGCGCTTCATAGCCATTCATCTCCTCAATAGCTGCTCGACAAGGTTCATCACTGTCAAATTGAACAAAGCCATAGTCGGCTGATTGACCATCAGGACGTCTTGGGATATTGATATACCAAATCTTTCCGTATTTCAAAAATAGGAATTCCAAAAGTTCAATGTCAGCCCAGTCTGGCAAGTTCTGCAAAAAGGTGaggattaagaaaaaaaaaaaaagaagggcaAAGCAATTCCAAGAAATAGTTAGAAAAACTCACAAAGGCTACAAAGTtttgaaaaagtaaaagaaataaaaaaaggaaagtacAGTACCCTCACAAACAACGTGTCAGGAACCAGCCCAGTCATTTTAGTACATGGATGACAATCCATCATTTGGATAGGCCTTCCGTGGAGGGTAGCAGAGGCCAGCTTGTTCATTGCCAAATCAGCTGTCATCATTATGGTAAAACAGTAGGGAAAAAATAATTACACATAGCACTTTGAAGGATTGGAATAAAACTAAATACTATGACAAAAACATGCTTTGCTATTGCAAGCAATCTCTTATGCTTTTGAAGAGAATTGCAAAATGAAACATAATATAAAAGCAAAGCACGGATCTGAACTGCAATTAGGAAAACAATATTCAAGGAAAAAAGCCATGGTCGATAAGCTGCATATGGAATAAATATCTTTTTAGAGCCGTTCTTTCATACCTTAAATCAATCCTTACgttaaaatggaagaaaacaaGGAAAGTGGGAATGCACAAGCTCCGAAAGGGGATTAAGAAGGCGAGGATTGAACTCTCGTTCCAATGGACCAGGCGATATTCAATAAAACAGAAGCCACATTGAACCCACCCCGCACACAATAATTGGTTCCCACACATCAAAATAATGTTGTAACAGTTATCATAGATGATATATTTTGGTTAAATGAAAAATGCTCCTTGTACGTTAATCACTGATCACCTTGATCAAGGATCTCTCtgacaagggaaaaaaaacttaAATTGCCATGTGATCCCATTCTAAGGAGGCACCACTGAAAGAAGAGACTTAAATATTTCATCACTCTTAGATACTGAGACAAAAGACAGACACTTGCATGACAATAAATTCCTGGCACGTACTAAATCAAGGAAGGTCCCAACTACAGCTCGCCTATATGCAAGAATAATCGGGAATCTTTTCCAATTTCTGACTTCAGAAAGAGAAACAGGTATTCGCTCTTCAACTAAAGTCCTAGTACGATAATCCATTCCTCAAAAATCATAATCTATTTCCACAAACGACAGACATGGTTCAACAGTTGGCAATCACTCGTTCATGACACAATTGGTCTGCTTTAAAAACGCCAAAGATGGGGGAAAAGGGTTAGGCAGAAGTTTATCTAAATAGATTTGCAACAAGAGACATGAACAATCAGAAATTCCTCAAAGGCCAACCTTATAATGAATTTTGCAACTACAGATATGAATCACACGAAGCAGCTataaagcaaaggaaaaaaatttcatcAACAGCAGGATGTCAACAAAACTGACCATGTTCTTTCTTCGCAAAGGAAACCAGGGCATAGCGGCCAATTATGGAGTCACAGAAAATCTCAGTCCTAATCGCGACACACACGAGGAAGAGGCGATGAACATCCGCTCCCGTCACGGTATCGGCCAAAGTCCAAACATAAAGCGCCGGCAGCCCAAAACCAGACGATCGAAGACCAGTCATCTTCTGCCGCACTCGATCTCCTCCCCGATGTCTACTCGCTTGGTTTGTGTACTCGTTTTGAACCAATCCCTAATTCTCTCGTTTCTATTCTTCTACAGGATTCCTATTCTATGTAAGTACGCTGTTTTGGGTTTCGACTTATAGAGTTATAGGAAAATCGCATACCGACGGAGAGGGACGGTAATTGGGCttcataaatagtaattcttactaaTAACACAGTAAATTTGATTCAGGATcaaaatttactattttttgGAATACATGTATAATTTTACATTAAAATCTTATCTCAAAttagtattaggaagtttatttgaaataatgataagatattttattaatgattcaaacttagtaccttagttagtaagtactcataaCATACCTATATAATAAatgattataggtataatttaaaatttttttgtatttatatattttaaaatactatgaaaagtAGTTTCACTTTTCAGATAACCTtgtaaaatatgtaataaaatttgtcttattataagtttttaattattttcaatttttgaaaagtttaaaagtttgaataacaataacaacaaatcttctTAGTTACATGTAGAATATCATTTGTTTCTATATCACActttttataatttaacacctatgaatataataagataataaagttttaataaatttacatctgGGACATAAGAATTAATAAGAGttaaaacccaaacaaaatgagaaatagtataacaataaaaatgacaaaattggtATAACggttaatataagaaaattagtATGATTTGGACTTTTTTCCTTGAGAGATTGTTCATAAAAATGAGATCCAACAATTAAATGAAAACCACTTGCACATATaatctattgtataatttaaattaaattcagtTCACGTATAAAACGGTCTTAAAATAATTAGCGCACTGTGATGCAATGTTAATttaataacaatttttttttttttgctgaaaGTCTCAAATATCCATGTCATACATATGAgggatattttaccatatttgtGTCCAATTGTAAGCACAAATTTCGTTGCCCAAAATTAAAGACATgaaaacttgcacaaatatcaaatttattaaatcaaataataagagAGTTACAAtctctaaaaattctttttcttttgataattACAAGTGCTAaaaattcttgaatcaaagaaattaatcccctAATTCTTCTCTTCAAAAGCACTCCTAATTAAAGCATAA
Protein-coding sequences here:
- the LOC113694536 gene encoding polyadenylate-binding protein 8 isoform X5 is translated as MTGLRSSGFGLPALYVWTLADTVTGADVHRLFLVCVAIRTEIFCDSIIGRYALVSFAKKEHADLAMNKLASATLHGRPIQMMDCHPCTKMTGLVPDTLFVRNLPDWADIELLEFLFLKYGKIWYINIPRRPDGQSADYGFVQFDSDEPCRAAIEEMNGYEALGVSLRVEPYYLDPEKKIFGLDSAKPCDGYSQDAADVVCAVRNVLAQQINTGASKMEHGRNHFKEIRRRVELEGSK
- the LOC113694536 gene encoding polyadenylate-binding protein 8 isoform X3, producing MTGLRSSGFGLPALYVWTLADTVTGADVHRLFLVCVAIRTEIFCDSIIGRYALVSFAKKEHADLAMNKLASATLHGRPIQMMDCHPCTKMTGLVPDTLFVRNLPDWADIELLEFLFLKYGKIWYINIPRRPDGQSADYGFVQFDSDEPCRAAIEEMNGYEALGVSLRVEPYYLDPEKKIFGLDSAKPCDGYSQDAADVVCAVRNVLAQQINTGASKENCCSRLRKWMLLVRLLLVRLLLVRLLIVGQMHCRPWGMF
- the LOC113694536 gene encoding polyadenylate-binding protein 8 isoform X4 is translated as MTGLRSSGFGLPALYVWTLADTVTGADVHRLFLVCVAIRTEIFCDSIIGRYALVSFAKKEHADLAMNKLASATLHGRPIQMMDCHPCTKMTGLVPDTLFVRNLPDWADIELLEFLFLKYGKIWYINIPRRPDGQSADYGFVQFDSDEPCRAAIEEMNGYEALGVSLRVEPYYLDPEKKIFGLDSAKPCDGYSQDAADVVCAVRNVLAQQINTGASKAASCSKREKVKKMEHGRNHFKEIRRRVELEGSK
- the LOC113694536 gene encoding polyadenylate-binding protein 8 isoform X2; this translates as MTGLRSSGFGLPALYVWTLADTVTGADVHRLFLVCVAIRTEIFCDSIIGRYALVSFAKKEHADLAMNKLASATLHGRPIQMMDCHPCTKMTGLVPDTLFVRNLPDWADIELLEFLFLKYGKIWYINIPRRPDGQSADYGFVQFDSDEPCRAAIEEMNGYEALGVSLRVEPYYLDPEKKIFGLDSAKPCDGYSQDAADVVCAVRNVLAQQINTGASKIAKVDAAGASTAGASTAGASTDCGTDALPPMGNVLIEELSSHVADRLASLPLTDSMFS
- the LOC113694536 gene encoding polyadenylate-binding protein 8 isoform X1, which produces MTGLRSSGFGLPALYVWTLADTVTGADVHRLFLVCVAIRTEIFCDSIIGRYALVSFAKKEHADLAMNKLASATLHGRPIQMMDCHPCTKMTGLVPDTLFVRNLPDWADIELLEFLFLKYGKIWYINIPRRPDGQSADYGFVQFDSDEPCRAAIEEMNGYEALGVSLRVEPYYLDPEKKIFGLDSAKPCDGYSQDAADVVCAVRNVLAQQINTGASKQIAKVDAAGASTAGASTAGASTDCGTDALPPMGNVLIEELSSHVADRLASLPLTDSMFS